The genomic region ctgtgtgtctgtgtgtctgtgtgtgtgtgtctgtgtgtctgtgtgtgtgtgtgtctgtgtctgttacaGGCAGCTTGTGTTCTGCTCACTGGCAGTTTTAGCAGAGGACAGGAGTCCAGTAGAGTGTTTGGATGCATTTGGAGCCACAGGtataccctccacacacactcacacacacacacacacatatataagatAACTGCTGCAAAAAAAATGACTGCTCTCTAAACCTCAGCTGGAGAATTAAAGCCTTGACTGACGTATTCTCCTGACCCCATCCCCGCCAGGCATCATGGGCCTCCAGTGGGCCAAGCACCTGCGGGGAGCGGTGAAGGTCACCATAAATGACATCAGCGAGCCATGTGTCAAAATGATCAAGGAGAACTGCCAGCTCAACCACATCCGTGTGGATGGCTCTAGGACCCCGCGGACGGCCGAGGCCAGAGCGACGCAGACACGCCCATTGCCACGGTGGAGGTGGTCAAGATGGACGCCAACGTCATCATGCACCTGCGGGCCTTCGACTAcatgtgagcgagagagagatggggagaaaatgtaaaaatatttaagatgtgtatgtgttcaagcCATCTAGGAATAAGTGCCAGGTATTGTTTATGTGAATCCGAGAAGAGTGTGTTTCTAACTGGGTTTGTTTTTGAGCTGACCCATTAACAGCTAGCTTCACCAGCTTATTTTCCCCCTAAcctctttgttttattttatcccCTCAGACACCTGGATCCATTCGGCACATCAGTGAACTATCTGGATGCAGCCTTCCGGAATGTGCGGAATCTTGGGATTGTGTCAGTGACGTCCACAGACACCGGCTCCCTCTACTCCAAGTCCCTCAACGTCACGCTGCGTCACTATGGCTGCCAGATTGTCCGCACTGAGTACTACAGAGAGCTGGCTGCGCGCATGGTCGTAGCAACAgtagcaaggtgtgtgtgtgtgtgtgtgtgtgtgtgtgtgtgtctgtgtgtctgtgtgtctgtataccttaggtgtgtgtctttgcatctgTGTATGGAGGAGTGAAGGTTATAGGCACTTCAGAGAGCTCAGCAGCTGGTGGAATCAAAGTGTGTTCTCAGTTGAAGACAGAAAATATCTGCTCTGAAAGAAATTGCTTTGTTTGTGGTCGTTATGAAACTACAGAGTGCTCAAGGTGGTATGTAAGGAAAGCCAGTGGACCGTAAGGCACAATTTGAATTAGACAAAAACTGTATTGGACTAGAATAGCAGAGTACCTCAGAGTATTTGGAATGAAACACTACCTCTATGAATATAATAGCATGTATATTCTATACCAGCTGTTGTGCATGTGGACATAAACACCTGACAGTgttgcgtgcctgtgtgtgtctgtggcagggCGGCGGCCCGCTGTAATAAGGGCATGGAGGTGCTGCTGGCCGTGGCGCTGGAGCACtttgtgctggtggtggtgcgcGTGCTCCGGGGGCCCACCCAGGCAGACGAGTCCGCCAAGAGGCTCCGACAGCTGCTGCACTGCCAGTGGTGCGAGGAGAGGGTCTTCCTCAAGCCCGGCAGCATGGTGGAGGGTAAGCaagggtgtgaatgtgtgtgtgggtgtgtctgtgtgtgcacgtaatGGGTTTCTGTTGTGAAATTTGCATGCCTATAGCCTTTTTGGGTTCATTTGGGCATGAGAAGTATTTTATTTTGCAGCATAGTGATTCAGAGGAAGGGGAATTTTTGCCAATATGTGCATCCCAAAAGAAAGTTGGCGAAACAACACTGCAGCTGCCACCCCACATCTCAGTGCCATTCCCTCTAATGCCACCAGGTGGCAGTCTGAGGTTAAGGGATGAATGTCACAGCCTTAAACTTGACTGATTGCCatgtctttttctcactcttttgCCCGTCTCCCTTGGTTATCTCCGATGCCCGTCAGCAGAGAGCCTCTACAGGCAGCTGCCCTGCCAGTGCCACGGGAGCATGCCAGGCAAAACAGCCGTGGAGCTGGGCCCTCTGTGGTGAGTGTGAGCCCTCGCAACAAGCAAATTTGACATTGCAAACATCATCAGTGCAAATGGAAGTACGGGTCAATGCCATCTGCTTTGCATTCATTCAGACTGAAAGGTATTAGGGACGATGTACACCCCCTTGTTACGTGTGCATGACTACTGCCTTGTGGAACTGCTGCGGGTCTGTTGCATGTATGTATTCACACCGCAGAAGTTTCTGCTGCGACACTGCTACTGCCAGCCCTATCTTTCTGCattgagtttgcctttgataATGGCCGTCAATGCACAATCAGTTTGGAAAAGTGAAGACCAGAAAGTTGACAGCTGTAACCTGAAAGCAGTCACGTGATTTTTGTTTCCCCTCattcagagcaagagagagtgtgcaatGGAAGACTCCTTCACCTAATGTTCTGTTAACTTATCGATATAATGTAATTATAGCCTACATTGAGTTACTATAAAGTACACATGTATCCTCCACTTTCCCCTTTCACAACATGCAGTTGCTAAGATGGTTACAATTTTTATAACATATAGCCCAGACATTGAAACTGCAGTGAAAGTTGTCAGTTATGTAATGTTGTTGGTATGATGTCAATGATGGGAACTGCCTACCTCATGTGTCAAAATCAGGCTCCACGCCGAAAATTCGAAATGACACGCGGCTGCAGCCGGGTTGAGTCGCGCCTCAGACGAGCATCTCACGCTGGCAGTGTGCATGCTCTAACCTGTTAACCTGAGCGCTGAATCAATCAACAGTTACCACAGCCACCACGCAACGCATGCAGTGTGAGATAGGGCTTAGAACTTAACCATTGACTTGGATTATTAAAAGACATGCACAGCATACACGCATATGGTCAAGTATGGCACATAATatgacactctgtgtgtgtgtgtgtgtgtgtgtgtgtgtgtgtgtggtgtgtgtgtgtgtgtgtgtgtgtgtgtgttgtgtgtgtgtgtgtgtgtgtgtgggtgtgtgtgtgtgtggtgtgtgtgtgtgtgtgtgtgtgtaggtcaggcCCCTTGTTTAACACAGGCTTCTTGAGGCGTATGCTTGTAGCTGCAGTGCAGCACAGCATGGAGGACCTGCAGCCGCTGCTGAAGAACCTCATCTGTGAGGCCGACTGCACCACCGTCAAGTCCTTCTCTGCCACCGGCACGCCAGGCCTCGGCAaccagggtgagtgtgtgtgtgtgtatgtgtgaaggaatgtgtactttgtgtgcgtgtgtatgtgtctgtatggttgtgtgttgagtgtgtgtgatattaatgATGTTTATGGTCCTCTCTCTGCAGTTGAGTGTGGCGTGGTCATAAAGACTCTCCAGAAAGTGGAGGAGGCTGacacagctgaccaatcaggtaACTGGTGGAAGGGTAACACGGCAGCTCATGTAATCCAATCATCTCATCAGCTCAGTTCAGTATGGTTGTAACTGCAACTGAGTATACAGTTTCCATACTTAGAGGATACTTTTCCCAAGATGTTAAAGtgttaaaatgtaattgtgttACATTTGACTATCTGAAGCGGACAAGTGTCTAATGTGCTGGTCATTACTGGTCATTGTTAACTCGTTAGTTATATGAGAAAAGGGCTAAATGGAATTAGTTAAAGGTAGACTCGGTAGAAGTGGGCTCTCTGGGATTAATGGGCCTGACTTTGACACCAAATACGACAGTGTCAAGGTTTTTCTTTCCATCAGCAAATCGGGGTGATTATTTCAGCTATTTGCATCATTACATTGCCATGACAGTCGGCAGCGAAGCGAGACTAAACTTGAAAGCACAGAAGTCTTGCAGCTCTATTTTGGGAAACAATTAATGAGGTGCCGTTTACTTTTTGATCTGTCACTCAGGGAAGAGGAAGCCAGGAGAGGATTCTGGAGTGTGATGAAGAAGCTGAAAACGGAGGCGTCTCTGGATCACCCTCCCTTTTACTACAGCATCCACAGGCACAGCATCCGTGGCATGAACATGCCCAAGTATGACTGACTCCCTTtcatctttcccctctcctcacctgtaGTGTGTATCCGTGGCATGAACATGCCCAAGTATGACTGACTAGTCTAATCTAGTCACTCAGGCCCAAACTCTGttgtacatttattttgaaTACCTAATGTTATTGGAGTAAAATACGTGCTAACGATCAATTTGCTTATTGGTTGCTAATTATTATGCAGAAAATTAcagaagtggaagaagagtcggagattgaaaaaaatgcattacatGAGTTTGGATTTAAATTGACCTTTGCTTacgaaattgtgtgtgtgtgtgtgtatgtgtatttctcaCCTTTTCTCCAGGCTGAATAAGTTCCTGCTGTACCTAACGGAAGCCGGCTTCAGGGTCAGCCGCACTCACTTTGACCCCACAGGTGTGCGCACCGATGCCACTCTGGAGCAGTTCAAGGCAGTCCTGACCAAATACAGTGTCCCCACCTACAGCAACACACAGTCTGGTGGGCACAGCATACCTGTAGCCACAGAGGAGGTTGGCAGAGTGGTGAACTGAATCCCGCATTTAAAATCCAGAGCCAAAGACCACTCAACACACCCCTACCACTCAACATCATCTGAATCCAGCTCTTCTGCAGGTGGAAGGGTTCTGACTGCACTGAGTTCACTTCCCAGTTCCACATGGAATGCTGGGAGTTGTATTTCttgttttaatttcttttttttttacatcggCTTATGCTTGTGAATATGATCCCTGCATAGAGATACATTTTTTCAATGCTTCAGCCATCTTTTGCTTTAAATAAGCTTGTTTCACAGTCACAAAAACAGCAACCAgaaagtgaaaagagagagagagagagagagctctctctTAGTTTCTGTAAGATTGCACTGAGCATGGATCCTCATGGAGAGGCTTTTATGCTATGATGCCTGTGCTGTATCTGTCTGAAAGAACCTGAGCCCTACATAGAGACAAAGTCCACTACTGATGCACATTTCTATTTTAATCTTTGAATTCAGTCAGTACATCATTATTATCAGATTTATTAAGATTAGTCACATTTAActtcagtgtgtttgtaggcATTACATTTTCTCTGGGAGAGTTTCTTACTTTATTGGAAAAGACTTTAACTtgaaacataataaacatacaATTTCTGCTTAAGTCTGCCTCTTATTGTGATAAAATTAGACTGAAAGCCTCACATACCGCATCTGTATAtccacctcctctctttcttcctctttcttttgttATCTTCATGGCTCCATTTCTACAAATGGATGACATGTCAGGACCTGTCTGGAAAACCCACCCACCACTAAAATGTCCCACCCTTGTAGAACAAATTTCTGTTCTGTCCGGTGTCTGAATTTTAAGCTTCAATTATGGTTTCATGCCTTTACCATGACACAGCCAGATTGCAGTTCATTATGTTAAAAGTAATACAGTGACCAATAGCAGAGTATAAAGCCAACAAAGCTATTATCAAAGCTTATTTTATAACTTCCCTGCCTCTGTTACCATACTATAAAGCACCCCAACCCCCAAGCA from Clupea harengus unplaced genomic scaffold, Ch_v2.0.2, whole genome shotgun sequence harbors:
- the LOC122129343 gene encoding LOW QUALITY PROTEIN: TRMT1-like protein (The sequence of the model RefSeq protein was modified relative to this genomic sequence to represent the inferred CDS: inserted 2 bases in 2 codons), whose protein sequence is MAELKEEDVGQLHQEDADDRVGGDLQAVPGAAEETNGQTVTKAVASCDIVEPEGSDGQTSVTVGPEKHISIQTTLEGLEKLVDLNGAGRKSCPLCPEEKFKACYSHKLRRHLQNLHWKVYVEFESQKMCICHLPCRQLRPSLGADQVAGRLVAHYHCVVCSVTIARKTDMISHLKRHINKGETEASYSQNPDMMEEEPVRAGQAYEIMKELGTNVQLLPNHSTPQKTDTYFNRKMKTNRQLVFCSLAVLAEDRSPVECLDAFGATGIMGLQWAKHLRGAVKVTINDISEPCVKMIKENCQLNHIRVDGSRTPRTAEAXSDADTPIATVEVVKMDANVIMHLRAFDYIHLDPFGTSVNYLDAAFRNVRNLGIVSVTSTDTGSLYSKSLNVTLRHYGCQIVRTEYYRELAARMVVATVARAAARCNKGMEVLLAVALEHFVLVVVRVLRGPTQADESAKRLRQLLHCQWCEERVFLKPGSMVEESLYRQLPCQCHGSMPGKTAVELGPLWSGPLFNTGFLRRMLVAAVQHSMEDLQPLLKNLICEADCTTVKSFSATGTPGLGNQVECGVVIKTLQKVEEADTADQSGKRKPGEDSGXVMKKLKTEASLDHPPFYYSIHRHSIRGMNMPKLNKFLLYLTEAGFRVSRTHFDPTGVRTDATLEQFKAVLTKYSVPTYSNTQSGGHSIPVATEEVGRVVN